TTTGAGTGTAGATCATCTAGATATTCGAACGTACTTGAGCTTTCTTTATGATAAAGAATACAGTCGAAACTCAATCAGTAGAAAAATTGCTAGCTTACGATCTTTCTACCAATTTTTATTAAAAAATGAAGCCATCAAAGAGAATCCTTTTTCCTACGTTCATATGAAAAAGAGACAATTACGTCTTCCACGTTTTTTCTACGAAAAAGAAATGGATGCACTGTTCGAAAGTGCTAAGGGCTCTAAACCATTAGAATTAAGAAATCAGGCCTTATTAGAGGTTCTTTACGGAACAGGTATCCGTGTAAGTGAATGTGCCAATTTAACGTTACAAGCAATTGATTTTTCTGCAAATGTCGTCCTTATTCATGGAAAGGGCAATAAAGATCGTTACGTTCCTTTTGGCTCATTTGCCCAAGATGCTCTTAAAGAGTACTTAGAAAACGGTCGAACTGTCTTGATGGAAAAATATCAGAAAGATCATGCATTTGTTTTTGTTAACCATCATGGAGAACAGATAACCACAACAGGAATCGAGTATGTTTTAAATCAATTAATCAAAAAAAGTACTCTAAATAGTGACATTCACCCTCATATGTTACGACATACCTTTGCAACACATTTATTGAACAATGGTGCTGATATGCGGACAGTTCAAGAATTATTAGGACACTCTGATTTATCAACTACTCAAATTTATGCACATGTAACGAAAGAAAGCTTGCAAAAAAATTATCGAACGTTTCATCCTCGTGCTTAGTAAGTAAAAGGTTCTTAGCGGCTTTTTTTGTTATTCTGTCATAGTCAAACAAATAAATTATCTATTTATACGGGTTCAAATCCGTTACGTTTTTAAATTAGGAGGAATAATTATAATGGTTGAATCACAATTTCACTCAACAACAATTTGTGCTGTTGAAAAAGATGGAAAATTCGCAATGGCTGGTGACGGTCAAGTAACAATGGGGGAGTCTGTTGTTATGAAAGGGACTGCCAAAAAAGTCCGGAGAATCTATAACGATGAAGTCGTTGTTGGTTTTGCTGGAAGTGTAGCTGATGCATTTACACTTGAAGAAAAATTTGAAGGTAAATTAAATGAATACAACGGCAACTTAACGCGAGCCGCTGTTGAATTAGCACAAGAATGGCGAACACAGCAATCAATGCAAAAATTAGAAGCAATGTTAATCGTTATGAATGAAAAAGAAATGTTGCTTGTATCCGGAACAGGAGAAGTAATCACGCCAGATGATGGCATCTTAGCGATTGGATCAGGCGGTAATTTTGCCTTATCAGCGGCTCGTGCAATGAAACGATATGGCG
The DNA window shown above is from Enterococcus sp. 4G2_DIV0659 and carries:
- the xerC gene encoding tyrosine recombinase XerC; translated protein: MQDKNWTELFLNYLIVERGYSDKTRIAYEEDILNFFDFLKNSGDTDYLSVDHLDIRTYLSFLYDKEYSRNSISRKIASLRSFYQFLLKNEAIKENPFSYVHMKKRQLRLPRFFYEKEMDALFESAKGSKPLELRNQALLEVLYGTGIRVSECANLTLQAIDFSANVVLIHGKGNKDRYVPFGSFAQDALKEYLENGRTVLMEKYQKDHAFVFVNHHGEQITTTGIEYVLNQLIKKSTLNSDIHPHMLRHTFATHLLNNGADMRTVQELLGHSDLSTTQIYAHVTKESLQKNYRTFHPRA
- the hslV gene encoding ATP-dependent protease subunit HslV yields the protein MVESQFHSTTICAVEKDGKFAMAGDGQVTMGESVVMKGTAKKVRRIYNDEVVVGFAGSVADAFTLEEKFEGKLNEYNGNLTRAAVELAQEWRTQQSMQKLEAMLIVMNEKEMLLVSGTGEVITPDDGILAIGSGGNFALSAARAMKRYGDKTMSAKEIAENALTIAADICVFTNHNIIVEEL